The DNA window TCAGGAAAGCATCCTCGCCCAGTTGCTGGTCCTGGCCCTGCTCCCGTTCGGCTGGGTCGCCATGAAACTGAAAGAAAGAAGAGCCATCGCGCGGGAGGCCGCAACGGTGACGCAAGGCGAGTAATACCAGCAGCGTCGATCTGCTCGGGGTCCTGCCTAACCGCCGAAGCGAACGCGGGTAATGCCCGGCATCTGGTCTCCAAGCCAGGGCGCGTAGATCAGCGTGTACGAGAGAAGGCTGTACCAGCCGCGTGGGAAGACAAAAGGCAGGCTGTTGATCTCGGCCAGATCGGGCACCCAGGCGCGGAGTGTCGGCGCCATGCGATCACGGCCAATGCCCCAGGGCATGGGCGGCGTGCGGTAATGCGGGGTCTTCCACCAGCCGCGCAGCGTCTTGCGCGAGAGCCAGCCGGGGATGTGGTCGAACGCGAACCAGGCGCCGGGCAGCCGTGTTGCCAGATGGCGGAACAGCGTCTCCACCTCCTCCGGCGTGAAATACATCAGCAGCCCCTGTGCCGTGACATAGACGGCCCGCCCGGACGGAACCTGATCCATCCAGGCCGGATCCAGCGCGCTCAACCGCAGGTGCAGATGGCGCGCATCCGGTTGGATGTAACGCTCCCGCACCGCCATGGCCTCCGGCACATCGACGCTGAGCCAGAGCGCGGACTCGCTGTCGACCCGAAAGCGCTGCGTCTCCAGCCCCTCGCCCAGATTGACGATGACGCCGTCCGGGTGGGCGGCGAGGAATCCGCGCAGCTCCGCGTCGAACAGGGCCGAGCGGATGCCGTGCGAGCCGTCCGGCGGCCCGAAGGAGCGCACGAAGTCGTAGTGCAGCGAGCGATAGATCTGCAACGCCAGCTCGTCACGGATGACGCCATCCGGACGGGCGGCCTCGGACGCGCGGTTGTGCAGCGTCCATAGTCGCTTGTGCGGATCAGGCTGTCCGCAGGTGGGATCCTGGCACGAGATTGCCTTGCCGACAGTGCGGGAAGGATGGTACAAATTCGACTAATAACTTCAATTCTCATTAAACCGCGTCCAGAGCGAGATGCTGCGTTTCGAGTGAGTTCGACGTTTGGCACATCCACGACCCTTAGCCGGGGCGCGGTTTAAAATTTTATATTTTTTAATAACTTAAACCGCGCATGCTCCGACGCATCGTCGATGCGGCCAAGGTCGATCCAATCCAAAAACATCGCATACCGCTCTGGGCGCGGTTTAACCTGTTTTGGTCTGCGATGAGGGGCTGGGTTATGCCGTTGGCGGGTAGCCTGTCATCGTGTCGATGATCGGGCATGCCGAGACGGGAACGGACCATAGAAGGGCGTCAGTCTGCGTCCATCAACAGCGCAAAAGGCGCACAAACCGGAGGGAACCTGGCCTGTCCCGGTTTCTGTCACAGAGCGAGATGAGTGCCATGACGAATCACGATGAACCGCCACAAGCGATTTTGCAGGATGTCAATCGCGAACAGACGCTGGAGTACGCGGGATTCTGGATTCGGGTTGTCGCAAGCCTCATCGACTCGATCCTGATCGTGCTGGTCACGCTGCCCTTGCTGCTATGGATTTACGGAGTCGAGTACTTCGATCCGGAACAGACCGGATTCGTGGCGGGTACTGCGGATTTCCTCATTTCATGGGTCTTGCCGGCAATCGCTGTCATCGTCTTCTGGATCTACAAATCGGCGACTCCGGGAAAGATGCTCGTCTCCGCGCGAATCGTCGATGCACGCACAGGCGAACGGGCATCGACGGGCCAGCTCATTGGCCGGTATTTCGGCTACTTCGTTTCTGGAATCCCGTTTCTGCTGGGCCTGATCTGGGTGGCGTTCGACAGGCGAAAGCAGGGGTGGCATGACAAGCTCGCCGGCACGGTCGTCGTGCGCGAGAAGAATAGAGGGCCGGAGCCGGTGCGATTCGATCGGCAGGCATGACATGGGCGCTGGTTATGAAACCGATCAGGGCGGGTGGATGAGCGTGATCGCAGTCCAACGTATTCAGCGATGAAATGTGGTCTGTTTCGTTTTTCCGCCCGGTCAGTTTTTATCCAGGAAGCGGAAGGTTGTTCCATCTATTCCGGCAGGGGAGTCGGTCAGGGCATGCGGAAGTCGTCTTGTTCAAGCTCAGCATCCATTGATGCGCATGGGTTTTTCGAGTGCTTGGAGCACCCGTGCCGAGGTAACGGGCTTGATGCTAGACCGATTCTGTCTGGTACGGAAATCACGGAATCCTAGTGCCATAATTACGGATTTTGTCTAATCAACTAGTTAGCCCAGAAACGCAGACGAAAGCGTGACACAAGATTCTTGCTATAAGTGCGGCCATCCTGCCACGACCAGGGAGCATGTCCCTCCCAAGTGCATCTTTCCCGAAAGCAAAGATATGGGTGGAGAAAACTTCAGAAAAAATTTAATTACGGTCCCATCGTGTGAGGTCCATAACCTTGAGAAATCGCATGATGACGAATTCTTGATGGTTAGCCTGGCAGGCATATTTGGGAACAATTCTATCGGCTACATGCATAAGCTAGGAAAAGTGGATAGGGCAATTCGAAGAACCTCCGAGAGGCTGCTCGACAAGGTGTTCCTCAGGAAAAAGCGTTACCTTTACGAAGCTGCTGACAATAAATTCTTTGAAGTTATATGGGGAACACCTGATCAGATTCGCCTTGAGAAGTGTTTTGAGCATATCGCATATGGGCTCCACTACCATCATTTCGGCCGTCGATTTTCTGGAGCAACAAAAATACTTCTGGGATATTTGCACAACGAGGATGCAGACTCCAGAACCTTTATCGAGTTCATAAAAGACAAGGTATCAATTGATCTAGCCACTGCAGAAAAGCACGGAAGCAACGATGACGTTTTCTACTACCAGTTCTCCGAAACGGACCAGTTTGGCCTATACATGATGAAGTTGGTGTTCTACGGCGGAGTTGATATTTTCATCGCTTTCTTGCCCGATAACCAAGAAATGCCGTTTAATTTGGGTATGGAGCTTATAAAGAGCGGAATTCATACCGTGATTACGTTAGGTGATAAGAAATATGAGTTCAACAAGAGCTAACACGAGGCTCAGCCCGGCCCAATGCCGCGCACTGAGCTTGGCGCAGAACTTCAACGCCCTGCCGCCGCGGCATTGGGCCGGCTAGCCAACACGCTAGCCAGCACAGGGGACGTCGTGCGTATCATCGGCAATCAAGAGCTCGACATGAACGAGCCGTTATGGCGGTATTTCAAGACAGATAGATTCTTGGAGTTATTGGATTCCAGCCAACTTTACTTCGCTTCAGCTCGCCAATTTGAAGATCCTTTCGAAGGAGCAGTTGCTATGCTCCCTCCAGGTTTCCCTATTGACCCCCGCTATGCAGAGCCCGAGTTCGGCGAGAAGGCATTCGAAGAACTTCGGCGTCTTACAAAAGTCAGTTGCTGGCACCGTGCCAGCTACGAAAGCGATGCGATGTGGCAGCTGTACGCTGGTTCACGAAAAGGGGTTGCTGTGCGCACGAGTCCTGACAGAATTCGAGCTGCCGTCAAGCCGTTCCACCTAAAGCCCGAGTACGGCCAAGAAGACCTCTGGGCAGGAAACGTGACATACGTCGACCTACTAAAGGAGCGGCTTCGCGTAAGTATGATGGATCGCTTTTGGTACAAGCACATGGCATTCGCTTGGGAGCAGGAGTTTCGTTTGGCAGTGTCGGTCCGCATTGCAGAGGAGTTCGGTGTTGAAGTGCCCGAGCATGGAGTCAAGGTCGAATTCGATATTCCGCAACTAATCGAACATATTTACCTCGGTCCGTTGCTGCCTGAGAATGATGCCATAGCTATTCGGGTCGCTGCGAAGACCCATGGCCTTGAAGACCGAATCAGAGTTACAAGCATGCTTGGAACACCGATGTACACATAGTGCAGTCTAGCCATCGCTTCCACCTGACCGCCCACTCGCTGCGCTTGCGGGCGTCCCGTGAAGCTGAGCGTTAGCAAGGTAGATGGGTAGAGCGATAGCGAAACCCATCAATGCCTTGCAAGCGACTCATAGAGCTGACTTCGCGGGCGGCGCAGTGCTCGTCATGCAACATTGTACAACGGCGCCGATTAATCTAATTTCCCAGCCCTCGCATTAGCCTTCATGACGGTCTGACAATGGCAAAATTCCTGAACACCAGTGCGACGAATTACTTCCTTGAGGAAATGATCAAGGACGCAAAAGATCGCCTCATTCTTATCAGCCCCTTCCTCCGGCTCAATGATCGCGTCAAGGAGCTCCTCGCGGACAAGAACCGTCTCAAGATCGACGTCAGAATTGTCTATGGCAAGAGCGAACTGCAACCGGAAGAGATTGGCTGGCTCAACGCGCTTTCCTATGTTCGCACCAGCTTTTGCCGCAACCTGCACGCCAAGTGCTACATGAATGAAGAACTTTGCATTGTGACGAGCCTCAACCTCTATGAGTTCAGTCAGGTCAATAACAACGAGATGGGTGTGCTGATCCGCCGCTCGGAGGACGCCGAGCTTTACCGTGATGCTTACGAAGAATCACAGCGCATCATCCGTATCAGTGAGGAGGTCAGAATTACGCTGGAGCGTGTCGCCGCGCCGGGTGATGTGGAAAAATCGGATGAAGATGAACCAACCGCAAAGCTTACGTCGTCCAAGCTCGGTCAGCGCCTCAAACTCAAGACCACGGAGCTGATGGAAAAGCTGGTATCACTTGGTTATCTGGAGATCAGGGAGGGGAAACATTACCTCACGCCAAAGGGCAAGGATTCAGGCGGTGAGTTTCGTATGAGCCCGAAGCATGGCCCATATTTTCTCTGGCCACATGATTTCAAACCATAAAGCATTCAACCGGCGCCGGCTTCGCGACCCCTCAGGATATGCA is part of the Thiocystis violascens DSM 198 genome and encodes:
- a CDS encoding class I SAM-dependent methyltransferase; this encodes MYHPSRTVGKAISCQDPTCGQPDPHKRLWTLHNRASEAARPDGVIRDELALQIYRSLHYDFVRSFGPPDGSHGIRSALFDAELRGFLAAHPDGVIVNLGEGLETQRFRVDSESALWLSVDVPEAMAVRERYIQPDARHLHLRLSALDPAWMDQVPSGRAVYVTAQGLLMYFTPEEVETLFRHLATRLPGAWFAFDHIPGWLSRKTLRGWWKTPHYRTPPMPWGIGRDRMAPTLRAWVPDLAEINSLPFVFPRGWYSLLSYTLIYAPWLGDQMPGITRVRFGG
- a CDS encoding RDD family protein; protein product: MTNHDEPPQAILQDVNREQTLEYAGFWIRVVASLIDSILIVLVTLPLLLWIYGVEYFDPEQTGFVAGTADFLISWVLPAIAVIVFWIYKSATPGKMLVSARIVDARTGERASTGQLIGRYFGYFVSGIPFLLGLIWVAFDRRKQGWHDKLAGTVVVREKNRGPEPVRFDRQA
- a CDS encoding DUF2971 domain-containing protein, with the protein product MRIIGNQELDMNEPLWRYFKTDRFLELLDSSQLYFASARQFEDPFEGAVAMLPPGFPIDPRYAEPEFGEKAFEELRRLTKVSCWHRASYESDAMWQLYAGSRKGVAVRTSPDRIRAAVKPFHLKPEYGQEDLWAGNVTYVDLLKERLRVSMMDRFWYKHMAFAWEQEFRLAVSVRIAEEFGVEVPEHGVKVEFDIPQLIEHIYLGPLLPENDAIAIRVAAKTHGLEDRIRVTSMLGTPMYT
- a CDS encoding phospholipase D family protein, producing MAKFLNTSATNYFLEEMIKDAKDRLILISPFLRLNDRVKELLADKNRLKIDVRIVYGKSELQPEEIGWLNALSYVRTSFCRNLHAKCYMNEELCIVTSLNLYEFSQVNNNEMGVLIRRSEDAELYRDAYEESQRIIRISEEVRITLERVAAPGDVEKSDEDEPTAKLTSSKLGQRLKLKTTELMEKLVSLGYLEIREGKHYLTPKGKDSGGEFRMSPKHGPYFLWPHDFKP